GTACCTGTTCTGTTTTTgtgtctgttttaaggggtttttttattggggtttttattcagACGTCGTagcccgcctcgagccttcggggagaagCTGGCAatacattgaaataataataataataacaatctcTCGCGTTTCAGTTGGGAACCTCTCCCCTTCATCTAGCCGCCCAGTACGGGCACTACTCAACCACTGAAGTGTTACTTCGGGCGGGCGTCAGTCGGGATGCCAGGACCAAAGTGGACAGAACGCCCTTGCATATGGCCGCTTCTGAAGGCCACGCGAGCATCGTGGAGGTTTTACTGAAGGTAAATCAAGACTCTCCAGTGTGTTCTGACGGTGGTTTGCAGTTGAAGCTGCAACACTCCTTAGTTGCCAGTTGGTATGAGAAGAATCGAATCTTGACCGGCGGGATCTGCCAATGAGTTTTGCAAAAAGTTGGCTGAGATCCAAAGGGTCCACGTGCACGCTGAGTCTTCTCTACCCGTAAGGCCACAGTCGGGGAACTTCCAGAAGCAGCTTAGGGGATGCAGCAGGGAGATAATCGTAGTGTTTTTTCAAGTGggccgccatgttggtctgaagcagcacagcaaaacaaaatcagagtccaggggcacctttagagccagtttggtgtagtggttaggagtgcggacttgtaatctggcatgccaggttcgattctgcactcccccacatgcaaccagctgggtgaccttgggctcgccacggcactgataaaactgttctgaccgggcagtgatatcagtgctctctcagcctcacccaccccacagggtgtctgttgtggggagaggaatgggaaggcgactgtaagccgctttgagcctccttcaggtagggaaaagcggcatataagaaccaactcttcttcttcttcttcttcttcttcttctttaagaccaacaaagattcattcaaggcatgagcttttgagtgcaagctggtCTCTGTGCaagctggactctgattttgttttggtgAAAGAGTGTGTGTTGAATGTTTAAACTCCTTTGTGTTTGGAATGGGCAAAAGTCTCCTGCTTTATATGGCATgttttagttcaggggtagtcaacctgtggtcctccagatgtccatggactacatttcccatgagcccctgccagcaaatgctggcaggggctcatgggaattgtagtccacggacacctggaggaccacaggttgacataCCCCTGTTTTAGTTAACCGGATGCAGTCTTTTTCCCCCGGCTGATTTATCTTTTGGCAGCTAGAGtcgtttttgtattttaaaaagtccTGTAATTTCAGAAATGCATTACCTGCTTGTGGCTGGGCCCAGAGTTAGTGAAATGACACATGCAAGGGAGCAGGAAGGGCAATCAGGGCCTGGTTGGTGGCATCATCGCAACATCGCTGCCAACGACACGGTTTTGATCGAGTCCTCGGTTTTCTTGTAATGGCAGCACGGCGCCGACGTCAACGCAAAAGACATGCTGAAGATGACAGCGCTTCACTGGGCTACGGAACACAATCATCAAGAAGTCGTGGAGCTCTTAATAAAATACGGAGCGGACGTCCACACGCAGAGCAAATTTTGCAAAACAGCCTTAGATATTGCTGTCGACAACGGATTCGAAGACCTGGCGGAAATACTACAGGTAACGCAAGGGTCTCTTTGTGGCAGCCTTGCATGCATTGCCTTCTCTGGGCTGTTTCTGCCCCTCCTCCACTCCATTGTCTTGACTCTCTTACTGGGCtttctgttctctctttcccttcacTGTGTCTGTCGGTTTCTGAGCAGAGGGACGTGATGCTGTAACTTTCAGTGTAGCTTCTAAAAGAAACTGTGGATATTTAGAATCCTCGGGGAACCCTAGAAGGAATATTTTCCCAGGACTAAAATTCACAGCTTCTTAGagatttccctttccctttaattgTATAGCATCTCATGcctcctacagcagtggtccccaaactttttcaggctggggactggtgggagcagggagggaaagtgccgcgcatgtgcgattttggccgcgcatggcgcaatgTGCGtacgcagccctgcttccctctcccccccaccccacagtaagaagcttgccgggctgcaagcttgcagcctgggaggttttttactgcggtggggggggggggcggggagagggagctgcggcccggtgccagggccttcgcggcccgtcaCCGGAccgtggcccagtggttgggggcCACTATCCTACAGAACAGTCAGTTCTCAGTTAGGAAATTCAGgagttttcccctccccttttgaatTGGCTAAGTCATATTTCCTTCTGTTACCTTGTCCATAGGTAGCACTATAAGTGTTAGGCCATTGGGTTTGCTACTAGAAATAAAAACCTGTGGATGGGTGGGCATAATGATTTGGAAACTGACCCGCCATCCACTCACAACATGAACAATCCCCAGGGTCTTGAGCAGGTCAAGTTTCTCCATCATCTCCCTTTGCGTTTTCTCTTTTAATTAACTCTAAGCTCAGCCTGGGTGAACCAGCGTGGCCTAGTGGTTAAGgacaatggcttctaatctggtgagctgggtttggttccccctcctccacatgcagccagctgggtgaccttgggctcttcgcagccctgatagtgctgttctcatcgagcagtcctgtcagggctccctcagtgccacctccctcacagggtgtccgttgtggggagaggaagggaaggcgattgtaagccgctttgagactccgttgggcggtgaaaagcagggtataaaaaccaactcttcttcttgcaggATTGTTTTCAGACTTTATGAGGCTGGTGTCCCCCCCAGCCTATTTTAAGCACACCCAGGGAGTCTTGCAAGTGAATCTGTGGGCAGCCTGGTTGTATGACGTTTGAGACTGACAGCTCACTGCACTCTTAGGTATAATAACAACAGTGACTAGTAATAACAGGTACTTTATGAGCAGTAGGTTGGCTGAAAGCCATCGGCTTTTCCGGCAGGGATTTAATGAGCTGTTGGGGAGAAGTCTGTTCTCCTGACTTTTATGGATGAAGCACTAATCCAGCTGTGTTGTGGCATCAGGGATAAGATCCTGGTTTATTGATGAACCAGACATTTATTGCAACCTACAAATCAAACGAAGGGAAACAAAACCTCATACTGCTCACTTGTTCTGAAAcaatcttctccttcttccttcttcttcttcttcttcttcttcttcttcttcttcttcttccttcttctttcttctccttcttttcctccttctcctccttctcctccttctccttctcctccttctccttcttcttcttcttcttcttcttcttcttcttcttctcctcctcctcctcctcctcctcctccttcccctccttctccttcttctcctccttcttccttcttcctgcttcctttttcccttttcccttttccttctttcttcttctttctccttctccttctatgcCGCTAACCAAGTGACAGGATTGTCACTCCTGCAGTCTGCACACTCATTTTGCGATTGAATAGGCTTGCTTAACTCATGTTTATATAGTACCTGAGGCCCTCGGAACCTTTTAACCCTTGTATCTTTTAGCACTGCGGGTTGCATTGCTCACCTGCTGTCAAATGGAAGTGGAATTGCCTCCGTGGTTTTGCACAGCACTCAAACGGCGCTTCTGTTGCAACCCTGGAGATTCAGCTCCAGTATAATTCCCAAATGTCTCCGTTATCTGCTCTGAACATTTTCGGGGGGTGCATAAAAGCATGTTTCTTTTCCTAGCGACTGTATGGGAAGCCGTCTCCGATTGTTCCCTTTTGTGTTGCTGTAGATTGCAATGCAGAACCAAATCAACACCAATCCCGAAAGCCCCGACACCGTGACGATACACGCCGCGACCCCACAGTTCATCATTGGACCTGGCGGGGTGGTAAACCTAACAGGTCTGGTATCTTCTGCCAATACGTCACGCGCAACAGGTATTCAGATGCACAGGGAACTGTACCATGATTTGAATTGCACAGtattaggaaagaaaaaaaacgaTGGGGGAGAAAGTTTGATGGTAAGGTTACAGCGAGTGCATCGTTTCGTTTCGCGTCTCGTGGACGTTACAAAATTCTTGAAGCGGCCATTTAAAAAAGCAATCatatagatagagagatagatatatatatatatatatatatatatagagagagagagagagagagagagagggagagggagagggagagggagagggagagggagagggagagggagagggagagggagagggagagagggagagggagagggagagagggagagagggagagagatggagagagatggagagatatagatagatatagataaacacctttattggcataacagtaagaggcaagtacagccaagcagggtaaaattataatagaataaaatCAGCTGATATTACAGACTAAAATACAGTAgaatcagctgattaaaacacCTTAATTCATAAAACATATTATTTTAAGATCGTCGTGTAGATCGGAACTGTAGAGCAGGTTTGGCACCTTTCCGGCAGACTCGGGAAGCTGCAGTGAAGCAtccttctcttctgcttgcaAATGGTTCCCCGTTCATTTCAGTGGCAGCTACATGCAGCTTCACACCTGCAGAGAGAGACGTGTACACAGAGCTGCTatacagggggagtcaaactgcggccctccaggggcccgtggactacaattcccatgagcccctgccagcatttgttggcaggggctcatggggattgtagtccatggacatctggagggccgcagtttgactccccttgTGCTGTGAAGTAGATGGGAGGCTTCCTTATGCAGGTCCTGAGTGTCCACAATTGGCGgtttaaactatttttttttttgttgcaagTATCATGTAAGTTTCCCCTGTCATTTGCGAATTAACTTCACGTTTCTCCTTTGTAGACGACTCAGGGGTATCTGCTGTCCAGTTTGGTAATTCCTCAACTTCCGTATTGGCGACTTTGGCTGCCTTAGCAGAAGCTTCAGCCCCACTATCCAACTCCTCAGATACACCAGGTAAGAAAAGCGACTAGTATGACGCTTTGGCTGCTGCTTCTCAGAAAACCCGTTCGGGTTGCTTTTCAGAGAAAAAGGTGTGCAAAATCCAGTCTCAGTGCAGTTCCGAGTATTTACAGGATTTAGGTTTTGAGTTCAATTGAGCCAGCGTGTAAAACCTGGGTATTCTCTTCAAAAGTGGATTGGTCAAGCCCCCATGTGCAAGACAACAAACCTCCTTAAACACAGAACAAGAAGCAGaagtagaagcagcagcagcagcatggtcagaacagcttcatcagggctgtgactagcccaaggtcatccagctggctgcatgtgggggagcggggaatcaaacccagcttgccagattagaagcccacactcataaccacaacaccaagctggctcttttcttTCCATCTGGAGAGACTGTGCTTTAGCAGTCTCTGTAGCTTCTTCCATAGCAAATCAGCCATCATCCCCtagctcagggatagtcaaactgcggccccccagatgtccatggactacaattcccatgaggggctggcaggggctcatgggaattgtagtccgtgaacatctggaggaccacaggttgaatacttCTGTTCTAAAGTCATTCCTGCTGCAGGGTCAGTATTGGTGACGTGGCTGCTGTTCCTTCCCGTGAAGCCAGCTGTgtcaccttgggccaatcccagttctctcagcccaacctacctctaTGTTGTGGgatgaagaaaggaaagagactcccatggggtagtgaaaagcagaatagaaaaaccatctcttctaatATTATTAGGTAATTccttcccccaaaggctcaggactggtgatcttttaaaaataagacatcttttaaaaatgactttaaaaaataagacatttaaaaattGCCTAGTTAAATACATGTGTCCCCACACCTGCTTAGTCCTTGCTGCTCAGTAACGCCCTAAAAAGGCAAGTGCAGCAGCCTATcaggagaaaggccatggtaagaTTACAGTAGATTTCTAGGGGAAGGGGAACTCCATGCCTTTTGACCTTGGTCTTGGAATTCCTCTCTCTATACCCTTGCTGATAAACTTGGTACACAGATAGTAGAGTCACAGAAGGTAGTTGTTGAGATGATTAGGCCCAGTTGCTCAGAGTAAATAGACTGAAGACAGTAGGCTGTATTTTTGAGTTTTAAAACGAAAGCCTTTCAGTGTATTTACATACCTCCGTCATGGTGTCATTGACTCGCCTGCATAAAATTGTGACCAGTTTTGACATGGTTCTTACAGCCATTTCAATGATAAAGAAATGCTCAGAAGGCACATAATTGCATAGATTGTTTGAGTGGGAGTATCATTGTAAACAGAATTGTAATTAATGGCAAAGATGAAAGCTTTGTGTCTGATATTTCTGACATAAATCATGTTCTGCTGTTTTTTGAGAGAAAGCCTTTGGGCATCtgtcccatttttttaaatatatacttcaAAGCTCTTGATGTTACTATAACCTTACTTGAATGTAAATGTGGACACTTGAATTAATTTTGGGTATGATTCTCTTTGTGCTTCATCGTTGTTTCATTGACTTTTGATAATTGTCCCCTTAAAAGCTAAAGGAAGAATGAAGTCTACCTCATGTACTTTTAAAGGACTAATAAGTTCACAGAGACCTGGGAAACTTTATGGCTGGGTTTAATTATAATTCCTTTGGGCCTAGTAAAATGTTAACAGTTCGGTATAACTGAAATGttggatatatttatttaaaatatagaataatagagtttgaagggacctcctgggtcatctagctcaacctcccacacaatgcagaacactcacaaccctatcgctcatctactgtaacctgccacccccttgaactgtcaaagaatcagcctctccgtcagatggctctccagcctctgtttaaaaacatccaaagatggagaacccaccacctcccgaggaagcccgttccactgagaaaccgctctaactgtcaggaacttcttccggaggttgagacggaatttctttgggATGAATCAGTGGgatgaattaattccatcctactgattttggtctgtccctccggggcaagagatagcaactctgctccatcctctacatggcagccttttcaatacttggttatcagatcccctctcaatcgtctcctctccaggttaaacagaccaagtccCCCTAACCTATCCtgatacgtcttggtctccaaacccctcaccatctttgtttaccctcctctggacacgctccagtttgtctacatccctcttcaactggggtgccaaaaactgaacacagtactcccaagtgaggccgaaccagagcagagtaaagcagtaccatcacctcccgtgatctggacacaatattcactttgatacaggccaaaatcccatttgccttttttttagtatatttatttataaccctTATTATTTTACCAAGCCATAGCTGCTTAATTGGGAGAGCTTAATTTcctttgtaagctattttgaacATTATTACTGAGACGACTTCCTTAAAGTTCTGCTCTAGCAGTTATTTTTAGACCCTAGTGAGTGAGGGTGGCTACTCAGGCTGCCTGATGGCTTGCAAGCATCGATATGTTTGTGATTGCCACTGAGAATCCCCTCCCTTTCTGTTTGAAGGGGACGCTGCCATAGGGCAGCGTTCCATTGTTTCTGTGCGTTGGCTGGCATTGTTATGGCACACCGGCTGCAGTTATGAAATAGATTTCCCAACTGGATTTGAGAGACAGGAGAACGTAAAATGTGAATCTCTCAGTGAGCAAAGCCGGTATGTTTCCTGTTCcccttaggcaggggtagtcagcctgtggtcctccagatgtccatggactacaattcccatgagcccctgccagcaaacgctggcaggggctcatgggaattgtagtccatgggcatctggaggaccacaggttgagtacccctgcccttagggatgctttaggctgatgctaCGTCGAGCAGGGTTTTGGACTTCGACACCCTGTATGCTCTGCTGTGTCAAACAGTGCCGTGTCCGTAGGAAACACCGCTTGAAAGCATTCGAAAGTGTCTTTCTGCAGGCGGACTTGTCAGTGAGAACTATCTTGATCGATTGTATTTTGTTCTAACAGTCGTGGCTACGGAGGAAGTCGTGACTGCAGAATCCGTGGACGGCGCCATTCAGCAAGTTGTCAGTTCCGGTGGCCAGCAGGTTATAACCATAGTAACGGATGGCATTCAGCTCGGAAACCTCCATTCCATTCCGACCAGCGGGATGGGTCAGCCTATTATCGTGACCATGCCCGATGGCCAACAAGGTAAGCTGGGACGAGAGGTAGTGAAACGAGAACTTcaagcccttaaaaaaaaaaagatagaggGGAAGAGCACCGTGCAAATATGATTACAACCCCCTCAGTATTCTCTGCAACCTAAAAAGTCTTAGGAAGAAAACGGAATGAAGAATCCAGATAggttagaaagaaagaaaagctgataTGCTCCAGCCAACACATAACTAACGTACCATTActagggaaggagggaagagttCCACAGTGTGTCATAGAATGTTGTCTACATGGCTTAAACATGCTGTTACTTAGTGACAATTAGCTAAACGAAGACCTGTTATCCTGGCATTACAATTCCTGAACGTACTTCAACCTGTAGCCCCTTTGCCATACTCAAGGGATGAATCAAGAGGTTGGGTTGTCAGGGAAATAACTAATTATGGACACAGCATTGAGTTTTTCTCTGGCCTCTCTGTCAACCCAGTATAAGTGttcatactggcaggggctcctgggaattgtagtccatggacatctggaggaccacaggtgcactacccctgctctaacatacGAGTTTTCACAAGCGTCTTCCCAGCTTTTTTGTTTGCATAAGTTCCGTACTTCAAAGCACTATAACCTTCATATTTATGATGGAATTTTATCTTCATCCAAGTACTTACAGTACCAGCCACAGACATTGCTGAAGAGACTGTGATCAGCGAAGAGCCGCCACTCAAGAGGCAGTGCATTGAGATTGTAGAAAACCGGGTGGAGTCTGCCGAAATAGAAGTAAGGAATCTACTCGTTGTGAAAGGCGTTCTTCAGTTTGTCTCAACTGAATGTTGCTTTATAGTTAGAGGATTCTCCTTGCTTTATAGTTAGAGGATTGTTTGTTTGTATTGTTGTTGccctgataagaagaagaagaagagttggttcttatatgccgcttttccctacccgaaggaggctcaaagcggcttacattccccttccctttcctctccccacaacagacaccctgtggggtgggtgaggctgagagagccctgatattactgaagaagaagaagaatttggtcttatatgctgcttttccctacccgaaggaggctcaaagcggcttacagtcaccttccctttcctctccccacaacagacaccctgtggggtgggtgaggctgagagagccctgatattactgaagaagaagaagaattgggtcttatatgccgcttttccctacccgaaggaggctcaaagcggcttacagtcgccttccctttcctctccccacaacagttaccctttggggtgggtgaggctgagagagccctgatattactgcttggttagaacagctttatcagtgccgtggcgagcccaaggtcacccagctggctgcatgtgggggagtgcagaattgaatccggcatgccagattagaagtccgcactcctaaccactacaccaaactggctctaggaatGGCcatctatccttatccattgttcctcttaatatttgtgaaacggccctgggggtggagagtgtcccgGCTGTCCGAGCTGGAATAGGCCTAaccagggtgcggccagcaaagcctgctcattttagctggagatgctgagcactgataggattgcactgtaagtaaCCAGATTCCTACAGCTTTGAGTTTAAGGCGCTGTTTCAATTGGGCGAGGTGACAATTCCCAACAGAATAAAAATCTGGAAGAAGGGAACAGTACCACTCCCTGCAAATCCATAGCATTGGGGGACAGGGTAAGTAAAGGATCTCCGAAGCGACTAGAATTTGCTAATTCAGTTGCAGCATACTAAGCGTACTAAACTGGTAGGAAATCTAACCACAAACATCAGTGATTCTTACGTCCCAGTAAGTATGGTTAGGCTCACACTGGGAACTTGGCttccatgcgggagcacaaatctggggtggacaaggttcaccaggacaaatgctcccccgtgtgggaacaggaagaggcaaGGCAACCTGCCTCAGGTCAAAGTCTAGCCTGCATCCCAGCGCATaagcagtgcagaaatggtcagagacaGAGCTGATTTTACAAAAGGGAGGGGTTTGTATTGATTGCCATTATTTTGGCAGTCTCATGGGCTTCCTCGGTAGCTTTTATTCAGTGATTAAACGGAAACCAGGGCTGAATTTCGCTTATTCATAAAAGCATGGAGTCCTTTTAAACCAGGCAGAGAATTTTTTTTGGTTTGGTTAAGGATCAAAACAAAGCCACTGCCAAGGCAATTATTTTTAATAAGACCGAACTGCTTCCTTTTGAGTCGTGATCTGATCTTTTGTGTTcaacaacaattttttttaaaaaatcctggtcCAGGATATCTCGTAGGTTGGAGGAAATGCCTGTTGCTTTGAACTCAAGTATCTTCCTTTACTGAGAAATCCATTCTGTATCATAAAAAGGGGGGGAATAACATGGAAGGATCGGTCAGCTTTGTTGTTTGACTTGCTGTCATTTGGTTTCTTAGAGAAAAAGCTTCTCAGGTGTCATTTAAAGAGGAGTGTCCTTTGGAGAAATAACTTCATGTAAGATTCTCAGACCGATTTCGCATGAGGCGTTTGCTCCCAGGACGGCCTCTGGTTTTATTGCTGTTTCCACTTGACATCGGcaacaacccagagctgtcaagcgGCTGGCACAAGTTATTAGTCAAATTTgctccacaatgagggaaatcgccgAAACTCAGTTTGTCACTTCTTGCTGTGCAGCAGTGATCCAAGaagcaaacaggggcaagtctttgtggggggagaaaaacaCGACAGTCTAGGCAGCgttttgcctgccctcacacccaccctcccctctccatttcctgatcgttatttaaaaaaaagaaatgtcacAGTCTATGTGgtgcaggaccacaaagctacattccccttgtaaaaaataaaatgttctcttcactgTACACAGGCATTTTGGGTTtggcgtgtgatgaagcagccctctcccgattAGCTAGGCACCCatactctttgtttttaaacctcaccatgaacacacaatcactcatcggggtccagttcccatggccagcctatcagacaTCTACCTGAACATGAATAGAGACCGTTACACGAAAAATTCCCCAAAGAGGAgagaatgtttcattgttgtgatgTTTCTCCACAGCAACACGGACGTGCACTTAATGaaaattaatttgggggaggaagtttgagtccccgatACAAAtgctgtgcagggattggtggcttgcggtgATTGACAGGCCAGCGAGCGGGGGAGAGGTTTGCATTGTCTTCCCTTGcggccttgtcaggaggcaagaAGCCAGGAGGGGTCTCTCGTCAGGAAGGTTGCAAACATGCAGCTTCCAAccgtgtgtttgcaagcaggaagcggCATGAGTTTTCCGCCTCCGTGCAGAATCGGTCTCAGGCAGATAAGAGATCAAGAATGTGAATAAAGTACCAGAGCTCATGGACGGATAGTATAACACTTTGTGGATTTTGTGTATGGCTAggctaagcctcttgtggcgcagagtggtaaggtagcagacatgaagtctgaaagctctgcccatgaggctgggagtttgatcccagcagccggctcaaggttgactcagccttccatccttccgaggtcggtaaaatgagtccccagcttgcctgctggggggtaaacggtaatgactggggaaggcactggcaaaccaccccgtattgagtctgccatgaaaacgctggagggcgtcaccccaagggtcagacatgacctggtgcttgcacaggggatacctttatgctAAGAATGCAGTACTcatgctttaatttttaaaaaagcttaggATGGAAGCAGAGATTCTCTAATAGTATTTACTTGCATACTACATCCAGGACAAATCTATAGCATTACTGCAATGTACTCCTGGCTA
This window of the Paroedura picta isolate Pp20150507F chromosome 18, Ppicta_v3.0, whole genome shotgun sequence genome carries:
- the GABPB1 gene encoding GA-binding protein subunit beta-1 isoform X2 — encoded protein: MAGAAKLFQMSLVDLGKKLLEAARAGQDDEVRILMANGAPFTTDWLGTSPLHLAAQYGHYSTTEVLLRAGVSRDARTKVDRTPLHMAASEGHASIVEVLLKHGADVNAKDMLKMTALHWATEHNHQEVVELLIKYGADVHTQSKFCKTALDIAVDNGFEDLAEILQIAMQNQINTNPESPDTVTIHAATPQFIIGPGGVVNLTGLVSSANTSRATDDSGVSAVQFGNSSTSVLATLAALAEASAPLSNSSDTPVVATEEVVTAESVDGAIQQVVSSGGQQVITIVTDGIQLGNLHSIPTSGMGQPIIVTMPDGQQVLTVPATDIAEETVISEEPPLKRQCIEIVENRVESAEIEERETLQKQLDEANREAQKYRQQLLKKEQEAEAYRQKLEAMTRLQTNKEAV
- the GABPB1 gene encoding GA-binding protein subunit beta-1 isoform X4; translated protein: MSLVDLGKKLLEAARAGQDDEVRILMANGAPFTTDWLGTSPLHLAAQYGHYSTTEVLLRAGVSRDARTKVDRTPLHMAASEGHASIVEVLLKHGADVNAKDMLKMTALHWATEHNHQEVVELLIKYGADVHTQSKFCKTALDIAVDNGFEDLAEILQIAMQNQINTNPESPDTVTIHAATPQFIIGPGGVVNLTGLVSSANTSRATDDSGVSAVQFGNSSTSVLATLAALAEASAPLSNSSDTPVVATEEVVTAESVDGAIQQVVSSGGQQVITIVTDGIQLGNLHSIPTSGMGQPIIVTMPDGQQVLTVPATDIAEETVISEEPPLKRQCIEIVENRVESAEIEERETLQKQLDEANREAQKYRQQLLKKEQEAEAYRQKLEAMTRLQTNKEAV
- the GABPB1 gene encoding GA-binding protein subunit beta-1 isoform X1, whose protein sequence is MHNSTGYLHLGCVCSKGLIQMSLVDLGKKLLEAARAGQDDEVRILMANGAPFTTDWLGTSPLHLAAQYGHYSTTEVLLRAGVSRDARTKVDRTPLHMAASEGHASIVEVLLKHGADVNAKDMLKMTALHWATEHNHQEVVELLIKYGADVHTQSKFCKTALDIAVDNGFEDLAEILQIAMQNQINTNPESPDTVTIHAATPQFIIGPGGVVNLTGLVSSANTSRATDDSGVSAVQFGNSSTSVLATLAALAEASAPLSNSSDTPVVATEEVVTAESVDGAIQQVVSSGGQQVITIVTDGIQLGNLHSIPTSGMGQPIIVTMPDGQQVLTVPATDIAEETVISEEPPLKRQCIEIVENRVESAEIEERETLQKQLDEANREAQKYRQQLLKKEQEAEAYRQKLEAMTRLQTNKEAV
- the GABPB1 gene encoding GA-binding protein subunit beta-1 isoform X3 codes for the protein MHNSTGYLHLGCVCSKGLIQMSLVDLGKKLLEAARAGQDDEVRILMANGAPFTTDWLGTSPLHLAAQYGHYSTTEVLLRAGVSRDARTKVDRTPLHMAASEGHASIVEVLLKHGADVNAKDMLKMTALHWATEHNHQEVVELLIKYGADVHTQSKFCKTALDIAVDNGFEDLAEILQIAMQNQINTNPESPDTVTIHAATPQFIIGPGGVVNLTDDSGVSAVQFGNSSTSVLATLAALAEASAPLSNSSDTPVVATEEVVTAESVDGAIQQVVSSGGQQVITIVTDGIQLGNLHSIPTSGMGQPIIVTMPDGQQVLTVPATDIAEETVISEEPPLKRQCIEIVENRVESAEIEERETLQKQLDEANREAQKYRQQLLKKEQEAEAYRQKLEAMTRLQTNKEAV